A genomic segment from Chitinophaga niabensis encodes:
- a CDS encoding FecR family protein: MENLNPFEKADLLYRYLRDELPEEERMMVDNWLAADEHNQELIDQFKDQLALDKEKALFLSGDKSKAWELIAARTGNTASVPFLRKRKKVLWSAAVVALLCLAGGWLIWQDPGDIKLDRDVAVRKKNTPVNTGKTRLTLADGSVIELDGAEDGALYEDGSAKLIKKNGELLYQGKEEDKGALAGYNTVHTPVGGQYRIVLPDKSKVWLNATSSLRYPTAFHDSVREVELSGEAYFEVAKNKSMPFIVKAGETKVEVVGTHFNIMAYPDEQTTRTTLLEGAVIVSKGMEKQKMKPGQEAVTGKGIRLVEADLQAAVAWKQGLSHFEDAGIGMVMRQLARWYDIEVEYEKGIVPDIHFSGIISKNSSVEQVIAMLNTSGNLHMEVQGRKVLVKAVK; the protein is encoded by the coding sequence ATGGAAAATTTAAACCCTTTTGAGAAAGCAGATCTGCTATACAGGTATCTGCGTGATGAGCTGCCGGAAGAGGAGCGCATGATGGTGGACAATTGGCTGGCGGCAGATGAGCATAATCAAGAACTGATAGATCAGTTCAAAGATCAGCTGGCATTGGATAAGGAAAAGGCACTGTTTTTATCCGGCGATAAAAGTAAAGCCTGGGAATTAATTGCGGCGCGCACCGGAAATACAGCCAGCGTTCCCTTTTTAAGAAAAAGGAAAAAGGTCTTGTGGTCTGCTGCTGTAGTGGCTTTGTTATGCCTCGCCGGTGGATGGCTGATCTGGCAGGATCCCGGGGATATAAAACTTGATCGGGATGTTGCGGTCCGGAAAAAAAATACGCCCGTAAACACTGGCAAAACCAGGCTTACGCTGGCAGATGGCTCCGTGATAGAACTGGATGGAGCGGAGGATGGGGCGCTATATGAAGATGGATCTGCGAAACTGATCAAAAAGAACGGCGAATTATTATACCAGGGAAAGGAAGAGGATAAAGGCGCATTGGCAGGATATAATACGGTGCATACACCTGTAGGGGGGCAATACCGTATTGTGCTGCCTGATAAAAGTAAAGTATGGTTGAATGCAACTTCTTCCCTGCGTTATCCAACTGCTTTCCATGATTCTGTTCGTGAAGTGGAGCTTAGCGGGGAAGCCTATTTCGAAGTGGCGAAGAATAAAAGTATGCCATTCATTGTAAAGGCAGGGGAAACAAAAGTGGAAGTAGTAGGTACACATTTTAATATCATGGCCTACCCGGACGAACAAACAACCAGGACCACCCTGCTCGAAGGTGCGGTGATAGTAAGTAAAGGCATGGAAAAACAAAAGATGAAGCCAGGGCAGGAGGCCGTTACAGGTAAGGGCATCAGGCTGGTGGAAGCTGACCTTCAGGCCGCCGTGGCATGGAAGCAGGGCCTCTCCCATTTTGAGGATGCAGGCATAGGAATGGTGATGCGCCAGTTGGCCCGATGGTATGACATTGAAGTAGAATATGAGAAAGGGATTGTTCCTGATATTCATTTCAGTGGCATCATTTCTAAGAACTCATCTGTTGAACAGGTGATTGCTATGCTCAATACATCTGGTAACCTGCACATGGAAGTGCAGGGAAGGAAGGTATTGGTAAAAGCCGTTAAATAA
- a CDS encoding BNR-4 repeat-containing protein, with protein MRKNILFSIAAIILLLQAPAGFSQSVVLPDDKIVDNEALVYSTNAYGYYPSIQSFSQPSVITYNNYQYVVYYNKDRRVCLGRRSLSGGAWETLVFTDYLFSTIDCHNVPVLGISTDGKIHLSFDHHVSALKYRVSGSGVANNPGSYTWDAALFGAITDTLPGMTVPQSAVTYPSFIATPSGKLQLVMRIGNSGNGKERLFEYDTATTHWTDLGWLTSSAGIYTGPLTDGQHRNAYRDGMGYFGGNRLHLLFTWRETGDVQSEHDIIYSYSDDEGRTWKNSANVSFATLGTDLIGLGDTAAIVYRLGQKHGLLNQEYMYVDKQGRVHAFKKHMLASEPDASSWEDARDKAKAYHHMRATNGTWSTSLLPFNNHRVNFVADTNGILYAVTGNKLDIWAATPASGYTDWALIHRFDSLAKYAEETILIDKERMITSNVLSVLVQEKYTASGQPSKIHTIDFTLSAEPSITLDNTTAEITGTWNTSSAVSNYYGVNYRVRASGGTGTNYVKWRAAIPEAGDYAVYVWLPDGLPSRATNAKYVVYHSGYNTTYYVDQSLPGGRWVLLGTHTMTTNTTGNGVVMLTDEGNNDFVIADAVRFVKQSSGTARKSLPQQIKRPEIAQSLQFWATHGEVHATFYAAVPTRGSIRIIDLLGRVLLQQQIQVEKGFNTFNVGTAGLPRGFMIAVLSTGPENRALKFIKY; from the coding sequence ATGAGGAAAAATATACTTTTCAGCATTGCAGCCATAATACTGTTATTGCAGGCGCCAGCCGGTTTTTCACAATCAGTTGTACTTCCGGACGACAAGATTGTAGATAACGAAGCACTGGTATATTCCACGAACGCCTATGGCTACTATCCCAGTATCCAAAGCTTTAGCCAGCCATCGGTTATTACCTATAATAATTATCAGTATGTAGTTTATTATAACAAGGACAGGCGGGTTTGCCTGGGAAGGAGGTCTTTGTCCGGAGGGGCCTGGGAAACGCTTGTGTTCACGGATTATCTTTTCAGCACAATTGATTGCCATAATGTACCCGTGTTGGGGATTTCCACTGACGGAAAGATCCACCTTTCTTTTGACCATCATGTGTCTGCACTGAAATACCGTGTTTCCGGTTCCGGTGTGGCCAACAATCCAGGCAGCTATACCTGGGATGCCGCGCTTTTCGGAGCCATCACAGATACTTTACCTGGAATGACGGTGCCGCAGTCCGCTGTAACGTATCCGTCATTTATAGCTACGCCATCCGGGAAACTGCAATTGGTAATGAGAATAGGAAATAGCGGAAACGGGAAAGAAAGGCTTTTTGAATATGATACTGCCACTACTCACTGGACAGATCTTGGATGGTTGACGTCTTCGGCAGGTATCTATACAGGGCCCCTTACAGATGGGCAACACAGGAATGCATACAGGGATGGGATGGGGTATTTTGGAGGGAACAGGTTGCACCTTCTTTTTACCTGGCGCGAAACGGGAGATGTTCAGTCTGAACACGATATTATATACAGCTATAGTGATGATGAAGGGAGAACGTGGAAAAATTCTGCAAACGTCTCTTTTGCCACTTTAGGAACAGACCTGATAGGCCTTGGTGATACGGCTGCTATTGTATACCGTTTGGGACAAAAGCACGGGCTGCTGAACCAGGAATATATGTACGTAGATAAACAGGGAAGGGTACACGCATTCAAAAAACACATGCTTGCTTCAGAGCCGGATGCAAGCAGCTGGGAGGATGCCAGGGATAAAGCTAAAGCATATCATCACATGAGGGCCACAAACGGCACATGGTCCACCAGCCTGTTACCTTTCAATAATCACCGCGTTAATTTTGTTGCAGATACTAATGGCATCTTATACGCAGTAACAGGTAATAAGCTGGATATCTGGGCGGCTACGCCTGCCAGTGGTTATACGGATTGGGCATTGATCCACCGTTTTGACAGCCTGGCAAAATATGCGGAAGAAACTATACTGATCGACAAGGAAAGAATGATAACATCGAATGTTCTTTCTGTTTTAGTACAGGAGAAATATACAGCAAGTGGTCAACCTTCAAAGATCCATACCATCGATTTTACTTTATCTGCGGAACCTTCCATCACACTGGATAATACCACCGCAGAAATAACAGGTACCTGGAATACCTCTTCTGCCGTATCAAATTATTATGGTGTTAATTATCGCGTGAGGGCTTCCGGAGGTACCGGTACAAATTATGTGAAATGGCGCGCTGCCATTCCGGAAGCCGGGGATTATGCTGTATATGTCTGGCTGCCGGATGGGCTTCCTTCCCGTGCAACCAATGCAAAATACGTAGTGTACCATAGTGGTTACAATACCACCTATTACGTGGATCAATCCCTTCCCGGCGGCCGGTGGGTATTGCTTGGAACGCATACCATGACCACCAATACAACCGGCAACGGTGTGGTGATGTTAACGGACGAAGGAAATAATGATTTTGTGATTGCAGATGCAGTGCGGTTTGTTAAACAAAGCTCCGGAACAGCCAGGAAAAGCCTGCCGCAGCAAATAAAGAGACCGGAGATAGCACAATCCCTGCAATTCTGGGCCACACACGGAGAAGTACACGCAACTTTTTATGCAGCAGTTCCAACGAGAGGCAGTATCAGGATCATTGATCTTTTAGGCCGCGTATTGTTGCAACAGCAGATCCAGGTAGAGAAAGGCTTTAATACATTTAATGTGGGAACAGCTGGTTTGCCCAGAGGTTTCATGATAGCTGTTTTAAGTACAGGGCCGGAGAACAGGGCACTTAAGTTTATTAAATATTAG
- a CDS encoding RagB/SusD family nutrient uptake outer membrane protein: MKRISLIILVLMLLSGSSCTRFLDTTPTDRLSPQTYYQNEKQLTASLIGVYDILGARNVYARHYTCRLGMEADEGFYNTDAVVTGPQVYNFSPSDTYVSGLWNELYIGINRANSLLANLNNNPQINETIRNQVKGEALFLRAYFYFLLVQQFGGVPLILAPTLTGDDVEIARSSAKEVYEKVLEDMEEAEALVAPIQTLGFGGRVSQSAVRGVLARVCLYMAGYPLRDVTKYEKAAFWAKKVIDDAGAAHDLNMDYAQVFINYAQDKYDIKESIWEVEFWGNVSGAYDETGQIGAWIGITSTNTTIIGFAYGFLNTTAKLYRSYETQDLRRDVAIAPYKYTAAGGKTNHTYTKDADLYLRNVGKYRREWELVKPGSANSTPTNFPLLRFSDVLLMYAEAENEIHGAPTPAALDALNKVRARAKATLFTGTNTISDKNEFFDQIVDERSRELCFEGLRKPDLIRWGIFLPVMKNIATEMSQHGATAFYALAYKNVNERHLLFPIPSKDLSLNTALVQNPNW, encoded by the coding sequence ATGAAACGGATCTCGTTGATAATACTTGTTTTAATGCTCTTGTCCGGCAGCTCCTGTACCCGTTTCCTGGATACTACGCCTACGGACCGGTTGTCTCCGCAAACTTATTATCAGAATGAAAAACAATTAACAGCTTCCCTCATAGGTGTATATGATATATTAGGTGCAAGGAATGTTTATGCACGCCATTATACCTGCCGGCTGGGAATGGAAGCAGATGAGGGATTTTATAATACAGATGCGGTGGTGACCGGCCCGCAGGTATATAACTTCTCTCCTTCAGATACTTATGTATCGGGCCTGTGGAATGAGCTTTATATAGGGATTAACAGGGCAAACAGCTTACTGGCAAATCTTAATAATAATCCTCAGATCAATGAAACCATCAGGAACCAGGTAAAAGGAGAAGCCCTCTTTTTAAGGGCATATTTTTATTTTTTACTGGTACAGCAATTCGGAGGTGTGCCACTTATACTGGCCCCTACCTTAACAGGCGATGATGTGGAAATTGCCAGGAGCAGCGCAAAGGAAGTATATGAGAAGGTACTGGAAGATATGGAAGAAGCTGAGGCCCTGGTAGCACCTATTCAAACGCTTGGCTTTGGCGGCAGGGTTAGCCAGTCTGCAGTGCGTGGCGTTTTAGCACGCGTATGCCTGTATATGGCCGGATATCCCTTAAGGGATGTTACCAAATATGAGAAGGCTGCTTTCTGGGCCAAAAAGGTGATAGATGATGCAGGCGCAGCGCATGATCTCAATATGGACTATGCACAGGTATTTATCAACTATGCGCAGGATAAATATGATATAAAGGAAAGCATCTGGGAAGTGGAATTCTGGGGCAATGTATCCGGCGCTTATGACGAAACGGGGCAGATCGGGGCCTGGATAGGAATTACTTCCACCAATACAACTATCATCGGGTTTGCCTACGGATTCCTGAATACAACGGCAAAGCTGTACAGATCATATGAAACGCAGGACCTGAGGAGGGATGTGGCCATTGCACCCTATAAGTATACAGCTGCCGGCGGCAAAACAAATCATACTTACACAAAGGATGCAGACCTCTATCTCCGCAATGTGGGGAAATACCGCAGAGAATGGGAATTGGTTAAACCAGGCTCAGCCAATTCAACGCCTACAAATTTTCCCTTGCTGCGTTTTTCAGATGTGCTTTTGATGTATGCAGAGGCGGAAAATGAAATACATGGCGCACCAACACCTGCTGCGCTGGATGCCTTGAACAAAGTAAGGGCAAGAGCTAAAGCTACTTTGTTCACCGGAACTAATACCATTAGTGATAAGAACGAGTTCTTTGACCAGATCGTAGACGAACGCTCCCGGGAGCTGTGTTTTGAAGGATTAAGAAAACCGGACCTTATCCGCTGGGGGATTTTTTTACCGGTTATGAAAAATATTGCTACGGAAATGTCTCAGCACGGCGCAACGGCGTTCTACGCACTGGCATATAAAAATGTAAATGAACGGCATTTGCTTTTTCCCATCCCTTCCAAAGATCTGAGCCTGAATACGGCATTGGTTCAGAATCCTAATTGGTAA
- a CDS encoding TonB-dependent receptor → MKVLLLFSRNSTLYQPLCKASLLMKMVFLLSVFQQVSGKVHAQDVTISGEQLSLKNIFKEINRQTGYLFIYSEELLQKAKPVNINVTKERLEEVLRICFAEQPLTYQIMEKTIVVKLSAVKGNVPPVTIKGKVVNNKGEPLPGVSIRLKGTNAGVASNAGGSYAIDLPGEKGILTFTYMGFKPREVTVNGPGPYNVTLEEDIKVLDGAVVIGYGSVARKDLTGSVSRVNVTDMQKAPVVSFTEALAGRVPGVVVSTTDGQPGKGQDIVIRGAGSLTQNTSPLYVIDGFPVEDFDARSLNNDDIAAINILKDASATAIYGARAANGVIIVETKKGKQGKPVITFSSLYGFSETRKQMKLMDPYEFVAFQYERNPLSTASRYFTNGRTLDDYKNIQGIDWADEVFDPSPYSMNNFAIRGGNDQTTYAVSGALNNTQGIISNTGTRRYQGRIALDQVINSKVKAGVYLNYSNNSNTGIVAASSAGNNTTSYLFSNIWGYRPIGNDPDKNLLEGDFDDLVVNADNARFNPVVTVQNTNRVSTAKELLVNAYINYAINQNFTLKITGTVDNRLSENKNFYNSRTIQGSPFNPLNVRGVNGDVMYAEINNWSNENTLSYQKTINRVHRINAVGGFSMQSSTSKLHGVAVQDIPNEELGYSGFDEGIAYASPATSGKFTLASLYARLSYNYKSKYLFTATMRADGSSKFAKGNKWGYFPSAAIAWNMTQEPFFKSLPFISESKIRASIGYTGNNRVSDFAYFTSLGMPNIAAYSWNNGTPLKGIIPLDLGNLDLKWEVAEQVDLGYDLGLFNGRIELTAELYRKTTKDLLLNAQLPGTTGFKTVFRNIGRLQNEGFELGINTVNINKKDFKWGSSFNISFNRNKVLALTRGQDKLFSFVNFESQYNTTPLYVAQTGMPAAMFYGFVFDGVYQYEDFDNPSPGVYRLKSSIPANGNARDVVQPGDIKYRDLNNDGTVDSYDQTIIGRVFPIHTGGFTNNFSYKGFDLNVLLQWSYGNKIYNANRILFEGNATVRTEMNQYASYNDRWKPDNPSNTLFRVGGQGPLGRYSDQVIEDGSYLRLKTVSLGYNIPSAITKRIGIKNLRLTAAAQNLLTWTNYSGMDPEVSARNSTLTPGFDFSSYPHARTLVFGLNATL, encoded by the coding sequence ATGAAAGTATTGCTATTATTCAGTAGAAATAGCACATTGTATCAGCCATTATGCAAAGCATCACTCCTGATGAAAATGGTGTTCCTGTTATCTGTATTTCAACAGGTGAGCGGAAAAGTACATGCGCAGGATGTCACCATATCAGGGGAGCAACTGTCTCTAAAGAACATTTTTAAAGAGATCAACCGCCAAACCGGGTACCTGTTCATCTATAGTGAAGAACTCCTCCAAAAGGCAAAGCCCGTAAATATTAACGTCACAAAGGAAAGACTGGAAGAAGTATTAAGGATCTGTTTCGCTGAGCAGCCACTTACTTACCAGATCATGGAAAAAACGATTGTTGTAAAACTTTCTGCAGTAAAGGGCAATGTGCCACCAGTCACCATAAAGGGTAAGGTGGTGAATAACAAAGGAGAACCGCTTCCTGGTGTAAGCATAAGACTGAAGGGAACCAATGCAGGTGTTGCAAGCAATGCCGGGGGAAGTTATGCGATAGATCTGCCCGGAGAAAAAGGGATATTAACTTTTACGTACATGGGGTTCAAACCCAGGGAAGTAACTGTGAATGGCCCAGGCCCTTATAATGTAACCCTGGAAGAGGATATAAAAGTACTGGACGGGGCCGTTGTGATCGGTTATGGAAGTGTGGCAAGAAAGGATCTGACGGGTTCTGTAAGCCGGGTAAATGTAACTGATATGCAAAAGGCACCTGTTGTTTCTTTTACGGAAGCACTGGCTGGCAGAGTACCTGGCGTGGTAGTGTCTACTACAGACGGCCAGCCTGGAAAGGGGCAGGATATTGTAATCAGGGGAGCCGGGTCCTTAACACAGAACACCTCGCCGCTTTATGTGATAGACGGATTTCCTGTAGAGGATTTTGACGCCCGTTCGTTGAATAATGACGATATAGCGGCGATCAATATATTGAAGGATGCCTCCGCTACGGCGATATATGGTGCCAGGGCAGCAAACGGCGTGATCATCGTGGAAACAAAAAAAGGAAAGCAGGGTAAACCGGTGATCACTTTCAGCTCCCTGTACGGATTTAGTGAAACAAGAAAGCAGATGAAGCTGATGGATCCTTACGAGTTTGTTGCATTCCAATATGAAAGGAATCCTTTATCAACTGCCTCCCGTTATTTTACAAACGGGAGAACACTGGATGATTATAAAAATATACAGGGAATAGATTGGGCAGATGAAGTGTTTGATCCCAGCCCTTATAGCATGAATAATTTTGCCATAAGAGGTGGCAATGATCAAACAACATATGCCGTATCCGGCGCCCTTAATAATACACAGGGGATCATTTCAAATACCGGTACGCGCCGTTACCAGGGCCGGATAGCCCTGGACCAGGTGATCAACTCTAAGGTAAAGGCTGGTGTTTACCTGAATTATAGTAACAACTCAAATACGGGTATTGTAGCTGCTTCCTCTGCCGGTAATAATACTACTTCCTACCTTTTTTCAAATATCTGGGGGTATCGCCCCATTGGCAATGATCCGGATAAGAACCTCCTGGAAGGTGATTTCGACGACCTGGTAGTAAATGCAGATAACGCAAGGTTTAACCCTGTAGTTACTGTACAAAACACCAACCGTGTCAGCACAGCCAAGGAGCTATTAGTGAATGCTTATATCAACTATGCCATCAATCAGAATTTTACGCTTAAGATCACCGGAACAGTAGATAACCGGCTTTCAGAAAATAAGAACTTCTATAATTCCAGAACAATCCAGGGCTCCCCCTTTAACCCGTTAAATGTGAGAGGGGTAAATGGAGATGTAATGTATGCGGAGATCAACAACTGGTCTAATGAAAATACACTTAGCTACCAGAAAACAATTAACAGGGTACATAGGATCAATGCAGTGGGAGGTTTTTCCATGCAAAGCAGTACCAGCAAATTGCATGGAGTGGCCGTTCAGGATATACCGAATGAGGAATTAGGATACTCCGGATTTGATGAAGGGATCGCTTATGCAAGCCCGGCAACCAGCGGAAAGTTTACGCTGGCTTCTCTTTATGCCAGGTTGAGCTATAATTACAAGTCGAAATACCTCTTTACAGCTACGATGCGGGCAGATGGTTCTTCCAAATTTGCTAAGGGGAATAAATGGGGCTATTTCCCCTCAGCTGCCATTGCCTGGAACATGACGCAGGAGCCATTTTTTAAAAGCCTGCCCTTTATATCTGAATCCAAGATCAGGGCCAGTATCGGCTATACAGGTAACAACCGGGTAAGTGATTTTGCTTACTTCACCAGCCTGGGAATGCCTAACATTGCTGCTTATTCCTGGAATAATGGTACACCGCTGAAAGGGATCATCCCCCTTGATCTGGGAAATCTCGATCTGAAATGGGAGGTGGCTGAACAGGTGGATCTCGGATATGATCTCGGCCTCTTTAATGGAAGGATCGAACTGACTGCAGAGCTCTACCGCAAAACAACAAAGGACCTCCTCCTGAATGCACAACTCCCCGGAACTACCGGCTTTAAAACTGTATTCAGGAATATCGGCAGATTGCAGAACGAAGGATTTGAATTAGGCATCAATACAGTTAATATCAATAAGAAGGACTTCAAATGGGGAAGCAGCTTTAACATCAGCTTCAACAGAAATAAAGTACTGGCGCTTACCAGGGGGCAGGATAAACTTTTCTCCTTTGTGAACTTTGAATCGCAATACAATACTACTCCTTTATACGTTGCACAAACGGGGATGCCTGCTGCGATGTTCTATGGTTTTGTTTTTGACGGGGTTTACCAGTATGAAGATTTTGATAATCCCTCTCCCGGAGTATACAGGCTTAAAAGTTCAATTCCTGCAAATGGGAACGCAAGAGATGTTGTTCAACCCGGTGATATCAAATACCGGGACCTGAATAACGACGGTACAGTAGACAGCTATGATCAAACTATCATCGGCCGTGTTTTCCCCATTCATACAGGCGGTTTTACCAACAATTTCAGTTATAAGGGCTTTGACCTGAACGTATTGCTGCAATGGTCTTACGGTAATAAAATATACAATGCAAACCGCATCCTGTTTGAAGGGAATGCAACAGTAAGGACAGAGATGAACCAGTATGCCAGTTACAATGATCGTTGGAAGCCGGATAATCCCAGTAATACCCTTTTCAGGGTGGGAGGGCAGGGGCCGCTTGGCAGATATTCAGACCAGGTGATTGAAGACGGCTCTTATCTGCGCCTGAAAACTGTTTCACTGGGATACAATATACCCTCCGCTATCACAAAGAGGATAGGGATTAAAAATCTTCGTTTAACGGCCGCTGCGCAGAACCTGCTCACCTGGACGAATTACTCAGGGATGGACCCGGAAGTATCCGCACGGAATTCAACCCTTACACCGGGCTTTGATTTTTCTTCCTATCCGCACGCACGTACATTGGTATTCGGTTTAAATGCTACTTTATAA
- a CDS encoding DUF5017 domain-containing protein: MMKNIFMLIAGLLTLTGCTQKLEVSVPEFDVTQKKITARAGEEIKFLLTGNPDLITFYSGEVLHDYAFAAGRIVKTNSLDLSFRSNVEFGKQPDQLRVMASVDFNGGAAFEDITTASWTDITNRFALGTNATYKASGEANLADLSIEGKPFYLAFRYIVRNPTVYGTGNVWRIQNFLLNAQTSIGLLSLGNMQNAGFRIYEQKQKTAPCRSTISTTTLQLIAPALVDSTRTAETECWIVTKGFDTGDMDYGPDRPVAIKGYADPKIKETVYVYTKPGNYKAVFTAYNGNVAGRKEVIREVEVEIIP, translated from the coding sequence ATGATGAAGAATATATTCATGCTGATAGCCGGTTTGCTGACTTTAACCGGTTGCACGCAAAAACTGGAAGTAAGTGTGCCTGAGTTTGATGTTACGCAGAAAAAAATTACTGCCAGGGCAGGGGAGGAGATCAAATTCCTGCTTACCGGCAACCCGGACCTTATTACTTTTTACTCCGGGGAAGTATTACATGATTATGCATTTGCCGCCGGGAGGATCGTTAAAACAAACAGCCTTGACCTCTCATTCAGGAGCAATGTGGAGTTTGGTAAACAACCTGATCAGCTGCGTGTAATGGCATCTGTTGATTTTAATGGAGGTGCCGCCTTTGAGGATATTACAACGGCAAGCTGGACGGATATTACCAATAGATTTGCTTTGGGAACTAATGCTACGTATAAAGCTTCCGGAGAGGCAAACCTGGCGGACCTTAGTATAGAAGGTAAACCGTTTTACCTGGCCTTCCGGTATATTGTGAGGAACCCGACTGTATACGGTACAGGTAATGTATGGCGGATACAGAACTTCCTGCTAAATGCGCAAACTTCAATAGGGTTGTTAAGCCTGGGAAATATGCAAAACGCCGGCTTCAGGATCTACGAACAGAAGCAGAAGACCGCACCTTGCAGATCTACCATATCTACCACCACGTTACAGCTGATAGCGCCTGCGCTGGTGGATTCTACCAGAACGGCAGAAACGGAATGCTGGATCGTAACCAAAGGGTTTGATACAGGAGATATGGACTATGGCCCGGACAGGCCCGTTGCCATTAAAGGATATGCCGATCCTAAGATAAAAGAGACGGTGTATGTTTATACTAAACCGGGTAATTATAAGGCAGTATTTACAGCATATAATGGCAATGTTGCCGGTAGAAAAGAAGTGATCCGGGAAGTGGAGGTAGAGATCATTCCCTGA
- a CDS encoding 3-hydroxybutyryl-CoA dehydrogenase — protein sequence MQKIAVIGAGTMGNGIAHVFAQNGYSVHLIDVSPTALDKALATIDKNLERQIAKEIIKEADRKDTLDRLKTFTDLAEGVKGVELVVEAATENVDLKLKIFRELDQHTGADVILATNTSSISITKIAAVTKKPGKVIGMHFMNPVPVMKLVEIINGYATEKAVSEQIKALTLQLGKVPCVVNDYPGFIANRILMPMINEAIYSLFEGVAGVDEIDTVMKLGMAHPMGPLQLADFIGLDVCLSILQVLHDGFGNPKYAPCPLLVNMVTAGYLGAKSGEGFYKYSAGSKNIVVSDRFHKI from the coding sequence ATGCAGAAAATTGCTGTGATCGGAGCCGGAACCATGGGCAACGGTATTGCACACGTATTTGCCCAAAACGGATACTCCGTTCACCTGATAGATGTTTCCCCCACTGCACTCGACAAAGCACTCGCTACGATCGATAAGAACCTGGAACGGCAGATCGCTAAAGAAATTATCAAAGAAGCAGACAGGAAAGATACCCTGGACCGTTTAAAGACCTTCACAGACCTGGCTGAAGGAGTGAAAGGTGTGGAACTGGTCGTTGAAGCTGCTACAGAAAATGTAGACCTTAAACTGAAGATCTTTCGCGAACTGGACCAGCATACCGGCGCAGACGTGATCCTCGCTACCAATACTTCCTCTATCTCCATTACAAAAATAGCCGCCGTTACTAAGAAACCCGGAAAGGTGATCGGTATGCACTTTATGAACCCGGTACCCGTCATGAAACTCGTGGAGATCATTAATGGCTATGCCACAGAAAAGGCCGTTTCTGAACAGATCAAAGCACTCACGCTGCAATTGGGTAAAGTTCCCTGCGTTGTAAATGACTACCCGGGATTCATCGCTAACCGCATCCTGATGCCTATGATCAATGAAGCCATCTATTCTCTTTTTGAAGGGGTAGCAGGTGTGGATGAAATAGACACGGTGATGAAACTGGGTATGGCACATCCCATGGGCCCATTGCAACTTGCAGATTTTATAGGACTGGATGTTTGCTTGTCTATCCTGCAGGTACTACACGATGGGTTCGGTAATCCTAAATATGCGCCCTGCCCCTTACTGGTAAATATGGTCACCGCAGGATACCTCGGTGCAAAAAGCGGAGAAGGCTTTTATAAGTATTCAGCCGGCAGTAAAAATATTGTTGTAAGCGACAGGTTCCACAAAATATAG
- a CDS encoding RNA polymerase sigma-70 factor has protein sequence MQIFPLEVIFNEYYERLVYFSLKILDDKQDAEDAVQEAFVRYWNNKDNVSQELHSIRSYLYAAVKSISLNVIRHRQVVKNFEQQALSPAAENQIINNIIQAEVLTKICKAMATLPDACRRISRMGYIDGMKNLEIAKELGISVNTVKSQKLKGLKILRMKLIPDLIVSIYLLAMNWP, from the coding sequence ATGCAGATATTTCCGTTAGAAGTAATTTTTAATGAGTATTATGAGCGGCTTGTCTATTTTTCCCTTAAAATATTAGACGATAAACAGGATGCTGAGGATGCTGTTCAGGAAGCATTTGTCCGGTACTGGAATAATAAGGACAATGTTTCCCAGGAATTGCATTCGATCAGGAGTTATCTCTATGCTGCCGTTAAAAGCATCAGCCTGAATGTTATCCGTCACCGCCAGGTAGTAAAGAATTTTGAACAGCAGGCATTATCTCCCGCAGCCGAGAACCAGATTATAAACAATATCATTCAGGCCGAAGTATTAACGAAGATCTGCAAGGCAATGGCAACATTACCGGATGCCTGCCGCCGCATTTCCCGGATGGGATATATTGATGGTATGAAAAACCTTGAAATTGCAAAGGAACTGGGTATTTCAGTGAATACGGTTAAATCGCAGAAACTCAAAGGTTTGAAAATATTAAGAATGAAACTGATTCCCGACCTGATTGTTTCCATTTACCTGCTGGCAATGAATTGGCCTTAA